One region of Brachyspira hampsonii genomic DNA includes:
- a CDS encoding fumarylacetoacetate hydrolase family protein, whose translation MKFVSFVEWNNTESVGILSKDGNKVIAINEIISDFKFDSNPMIQLINMINKDKDILNKLKYAEENFERAYSIDNVKILSPIRKPIHDIICVGVNYSDHLSEIKKDMKDFQEVKAPVYFSKRAIEVIGFGDKIEARFDLDECLDYEVELAVIMGKTAKDIKPEEVNDYIFGYSIFNDISSRNIQKKHSQWYKGKSLDSYSAMGPCIVYKDDLKMPLKLDIKSILNDEIRQSSNTKYMIHDVNYLISDISKGMTLEAGDIIATGTPGGVGMSFNPPKYMKKGDKIICSIENIGELINFAE comes from the coding sequence ATTAAGCAAGGACGGAAATAAAGTTATTGCAATTAATGAAATAATATCTGACTTTAAATTTGATTCTAATCCTATGATACAATTAATAAATATGATTAACAAAGATAAGGATATATTAAATAAATTAAAATATGCAGAAGAAAATTTTGAAAGGGCATACTCTATAGATAATGTTAAAATATTATCTCCTATAAGAAAGCCTATTCATGATATTATATGTGTGGGAGTTAATTACAGTGATCATTTAAGTGAGATAAAAAAAGACATGAAAGATTTTCAAGAGGTTAAAGCACCTGTATATTTTTCTAAAAGAGCTATAGAAGTAATTGGTTTTGGAGATAAGATAGAAGCTAGATTCGATTTAGATGAATGCCTCGATTATGAAGTTGAATTAGCCGTAATCATGGGAAAAACAGCAAAAGATATAAAGCCTGAAGAAGTTAATGATTATATATTCGGATATAGTATATTTAATGATATATCATCAAGAAATATACAAAAAAAACATTCACAGTGGTATAAAGGTAAAAGTTTGGATTCATACAGTGCTATGGGACCATGCATAGTTTATAAAGATGATTTGAAAATGCCTTTGAAACTTGATATAAAAAGTATTTTAAATGATGAAATAAGACAATCTTCAAATACTAAATATATGATCCATGATGTAAATTATTTAATATCTGATATATCAAAAGGAATGACTTTAGAAGCTGGAGATATAATTGCAACAGGAACTCCGGGTGGTGTAGGAATGTCTTTTAATCCTCCTAAGTACATGAAAAAAGGAGATAAGATAATTTGCAGTATAGAAAATATTGGCGAGCTCATAAATTTTGCTGAATAA
- a CDS encoding peptide ABC transporter substrate-binding protein — protein MKKIIFIILSLIMIILFMSCSGGKDEKGVIYINVGPEPKTIDPALNSTVDANIYIQHVFEGLATRDKDNKIVPGVAESWDISDDGLTYTFHIRDDAKWSDGKKITAEDFVYSWQRVVDPITASEYAYQFEPVLNAMDINSGKKPVSELGVKAIDEKTFEVKLNAPTAYFLELAAFYTFYPVRKDMIEENADNWTLSPDTYIGNGPFIMTERRTDDRIVVIKNTNYWNSDNIVPEKLVFILMQNGTAAVAGIKEGSLHFANNPPLQDIDNLKSEGLMHISPYLGTYYYCLNITNEILKDVRVRKALTLAIDRNYLVEQVTRAGQIPASAWVPSGVNDTEGAEGDFRKVGGDYYSIKAEDYQKNLDEAKRLLAEAGYPNGENFPVIEFKSNSGEHIQIFEAVQQMWKSGLGIDSTIAQEEWATFQTTRQEKNYVIARHGWIADYNDPMSFLGVFLSYSIQNNGGYSNKAYDDKLKLAMSTIDQDIRMKAMHEAEDILMEDMGLIPIYFYTDPIMVSKKLSGVIYDPLGAHKFFYAKLSE, from the coding sequence ATGAAAAAGATTATATTTATAATTTTATCTCTAATCATGATAATATTGTTTATGTCATGCTCAGGAGGAAAAGATGAGAAGGGAGTTATATATATTAATGTCGGACCTGAACCAAAAACTATAGACCCTGCTTTAAATTCCACAGTAGATGCTAATATTTATATTCAGCATGTTTTTGAGGGATTGGCAACTAGAGATAAGGATAATAAAATAGTACCGGGTGTTGCAGAAAGCTGGGATATAAGCGATGACGGATTAACTTATACATTTCATATAAGAGACGATGCTAAATGGTCTGACGGTAAAAAGATTACAGCAGAAGATTTTGTTTATTCTTGGCAAAGAGTAGTTGATCCTATTACAGCTAGCGAATATGCTTATCAATTTGAACCTGTTTTAAATGCAATGGATATAAATTCCGGTAAGAAGCCTGTTTCTGAATTGGGTGTAAAAGCTATAGATGAAAAGACTTTTGAAGTAAAATTAAACGCACCTACAGCTTATTTTTTAGAATTAGCGGCTTTTTATACATTTTATCCTGTTAGAAAAGATATGATAGAAGAAAACGCAGATAATTGGACACTTTCTCCTGATACTTACATAGGAAACGGACCTTTTATAATGACAGAAAGAAGAACAGATGACAGAATTGTAGTAATAAAAAATACTAATTATTGGAATTCTGATAATATAGTTCCTGAAAAGTTAGTATTTATACTTATGCAAAATGGTACTGCTGCTGTTGCTGGTATAAAAGAAGGCTCTTTACATTTTGCTAATAATCCTCCGCTTCAGGATATTGATAATTTAAAAAGCGAAGGCTTAATGCATATTTCTCCTTATTTAGGCACATACTATTATTGTTTAAATATTACTAATGAGATATTAAAAGATGTAAGAGTCCGTAAGGCTTTGACTTTGGCTATAGACAGAAATTATTTAGTAGAACAGGTAACTAGAGCGGGACAGATTCCTGCAAGTGCTTGGGTTCCTAGCGGAGTAAATGATACTGAAGGAGCAGAAGGTGATTTCAGAAAAGTCGGCGGCGACTATTACAGTATAAAAGCTGAAGATTATCAAAAGAATTTAGATGAGGCAAAAAGACTTTTAGCTGAGGCTGGTTATCCTAATGGAGAAAATTTCCCTGTTATAGAGTTTAAGTCAAATTCGGGAGAGCATATACAAATATTTGAAGCAGTACAGCAAATGTGGAAATCCGGACTTGGTATAGATTCTACTATAGCACAGGAAGAATGGGCTACCTTCCAAACTACAAGGCAGGAAAAAAATTATGTTATAGCCCGCCATGGCTGGATAGCTGATTATAATGATCCTATGAGTTTCTTGGGGGTATTTTTAAGCTATAGTATACAAAATAACGGAGGTTATTCTAATAAAGCTTATGATGATAAATTAAAACTTGCTATGTCTACAATAGATCAGGATATAAGAATGAAAGCTATGCATGAGGCAGAAGATATACTTATGGAAGATATGGGATTAATACCTATTTATTTCTATACTGATCCTATCATGGTTAGTAAAAAGTTATCTGGTGTTATTTATGATCCGCTAGGAGCCCATAAATTCTTCTATGCAAAATTATCTGAATAA
- a CDS encoding EFR1 family ferrodoxin (N-terminal region resembles flavodoxins. C-terminal ferrodoxin region binds two 4Fe-4S clusters.), whose protein sequence is MKVDKVYSIYYSATGTTQKIVSFVGENIAKKLGVPFEKYNFSLPKQREGILEFKENDLVICGTPTYAGRIPNVMLPYYKNNIKANGALAVPIVLYGNRNFDDSLIELRNTMQENGFYTIAGAGFIGEHAFSYVLGAGRPDEKDMAIAAEFVDKVVEKIKNVEDIPTEPIKVRGNDPIRPYYMPKDKHEHAIDILKVKPKVDTSKCTNCKTCAHVCPLASIDFDDITKYVGKCIKCGACVKKCPEHCRYYDDEGYLYHQHDLEEEFQRRAEPELFY, encoded by the coding sequence ATGAAAGTTGATAAAGTTTATTCAATATATTATAGTGCTACAGGTACTACTCAGAAAATTGTTTCTTTCGTTGGTGAAAATATAGCGAAAAAATTGGGAGTACCTTTTGAGAAGTATAACTTTTCTTTGCCTAAACAAAGAGAAGGTATATTGGAGTTTAAAGAAAATGATTTGGTAATATGCGGAACACCTACTTATGCAGGAAGAATACCAAATGTTATGCTTCCATATTACAAAAATAATATTAAAGCAAATGGTGCTTTAGCTGTTCCTATAGTATTGTACGGAAATAGAAATTTTGATGACTCTCTAATAGAACTTAGAAATACTATGCAGGAAAATGGATTTTATACTATAGCAGGAGCCGGATTTATTGGGGAGCATGCTTTTTCTTATGTACTTGGGGCTGGAAGACCTGATGAAAAGGATATGGCTATTGCTGCTGAATTTGTAGATAAAGTAGTAGAAAAAATTAAAAATGTAGAAGATATACCTACTGAACCTATTAAAGTAAGAGGAAACGATCCTATTCGTCCTTATTATATGCCTAAAGATAAACATGAACATGCTATAGACATATTAAAAGTAAAACCTAAAGTAGATACTTCAAAATGTACAAACTGTAAAACTTGTGCTCATGTATGTCCGCTTGCTTCTATTGATTTTGATGACATAACAAAATATGTAGGAAAATGTATAAAATGCGGTGCCTGCGTTAAAAAATGTCCTGAACATTGCAGATATTATGATGATGAAGGATATTTATACCATCAGCATGATTTGGAAGAAGAGTTTCAAAGAAGAGCTGAACCTGAATTATTCTATTGA
- a CDS encoding DNA-formamidopyrimidine glycosylase family protein, which produces MKELPNLITLINSIKSEICYSYINKIEAIDKQYKEMEDIEGQKIIDVLRYGGYIHFQFSQDAMLIDLGPNGSFVLTEDSQYKNSILKLETDHGNFFVVDDGNDKNEITKIIPIWKDSTTMPQIGYDPLTKQFNYNLFCQLLSDNDTTVEKLIKNPLILSGIGNVYGDMILKKASITKKTKTSDVTKAKAREIFDAIKQVLREASGNTEEDSESSEEE; this is translated from the coding sequence ATGAAAGAACTGCCAAATTTAATTACATTAATAAACTCCATTAAAAGTGAAATTTGTTATTCTTATATAAATAAGATAGAAGCCATAGATAAGCAATATAAAGAAATGGAAGATATAGAAGGACAGAAAATAATAGATGTTTTACGCTATGGAGGATATATACATTTTCAGTTTTCCCAAGATGCCATGCTTATTGATTTAGGTCCCAACGGCTCTTTTGTATTAACAGAAGATTCTCAATATAAAAATAGTATATTAAAATTAGAAACAGATCATGGCAATTTCTTTGTTGTAGATGACGGTAATGATAAAAATGAAATTACTAAAATAATACCTATTTGGAAGGACTCTACAACAATGCCTCAAATAGGATATGATCCTCTTACTAAACAATTCAATTATAATTTATTTTGCCAATTATTATCAGATAATGATACTACAGTAGAGAAACTGATAAAAAATCCTTTGATATTGAGCGGAATAGGAAATGTGTATGGGGATATGATATTAAAGAAAGCATCTATCACTAAAAAAACTAAAACCTCAGATGTAACTAAAGCAAAGGCAAGAGAAATATTTGATGCTATAAAACAAGTTTTAAGAGAAGCATCAGGAAATACAGAAGAAGATAGCGAGTCATCTGAAGAAGAATAA
- a CDS encoding adenylosuccinate synthase, whose protein sequence is MASVIIVGTQWGDEGKGKIVDYLAENCEYVVRSQGGSNAGHTVVVDNVKYKLRLLPSGILYNDKVCVIGNGVVIEPKVFLGEIDALAEKKVNISNLKISNRAHVLMPYHRLLDELQEEDLGENKLGTTKNGIGPCYMDKSSRLGIRIVDLMNKEVFAKKLKFNLELKNKLLKKVYNHDGFDYDALLKEYLEYAERLKPYVADTTTILNKAIKEKKNILFEGAQATMLDLDHGTYPYVTSSYPAAGGACTGSGVGPRKIDNVIGVVKAYSTRVGEGPFPSELHDDIGQAIRDKGGEYGTVTGRPRRCGWLDACVVKYASYVNGFDSIAVTRLDILDDLDKLKICVAYKYNGEILEGYPADLDILSKAEPVYEEFEGWKTSTREIREYDKLPENAKKYLKRLSEVIETDISIVSVGAGRDETIIVKKIF, encoded by the coding sequence ATGGCTTCAGTAATTATAGTAGGCACTCAATGGGGTGATGAGGGCAAAGGTAAAATAGTGGATTATCTTGCCGAAAACTGCGAATATGTTGTTCGTTCTCAGGGCGGAAGTAATGCAGGTCATACCGTTGTAGTTGATAATGTGAAATATAAATTAAGACTTTTACCTTCTGGTATACTTTATAACGATAAAGTTTGTGTTATAGGAAACGGCGTTGTTATAGAGCCAAAGGTTTTTTTGGGAGAAATAGACGCTCTTGCTGAGAAGAAAGTTAATATATCCAACCTTAAAATTTCTAACAGGGCTCATGTATTAATGCCTTATCATAGGCTTCTTGATGAGCTTCAGGAAGAGGATCTTGGGGAAAATAAACTAGGTACTACTAAAAACGGTATAGGTCCTTGCTATATGGATAAATCCAGCCGTTTGGGTATAAGAATAGTTGATTTGATGAATAAAGAAGTTTTTGCTAAAAAATTAAAGTTTAATCTTGAGCTTAAAAATAAACTCCTTAAAAAAGTTTATAATCATGACGGATTTGATTATGATGCACTTTTAAAAGAGTATTTGGAATATGCTGAGAGATTAAAACCTTATGTTGCTGATACTACTACAATATTAAATAAAGCTATTAAAGAGAAAAAGAATATACTATTTGAAGGAGCTCAGGCTACTATGCTTGACTTGGATCATGGTACTTATCCTTATGTAACATCATCTTATCCTGCTGCAGGAGGAGCTTGCACTGGTTCTGGAGTAGGACCTAGAAAAATTGATAATGTTATAGGAGTTGTAAAGGCTTATTCTACAAGGGTGGGAGAAGGCCCTTTCCCTTCAGAGCTTCATGATGATATAGGTCAGGCTATAAGAGATAAAGGCGGAGAGTACGGTACTGTTACTGGAAGACCAAGAAGATGCGGCTGGCTTGATGCATGTGTTGTAAAATATGCTTCCTATGTGAACGGATTTGATTCTATTGCCGTAACTAGACTTGATATATTAGATGATTTGGATAAATTAAAAATATGTGTTGCCTACAAATATAATGGGGAGATACTTGAAGGTTATCCTGCAGATTTGGATATACTTTCAAAAGCTGAGCCTGTATATGAAGAGTTTGAAGGCTGGAAAACTAGCACTAGAGAAATTAGAGAATATGATAAACTCCCAGAAAATGCTAAAAAGTATTTAAAAAGATTAAGCGAAGTAATAGAAACAGATATTTCTATTGTTTCAGTAGGGGCAGGAAGAGATGAAACTATAATAGTTAAAAAGATTTTTTAA
- a CDS encoding AAA family ATPase: MKEELNNEQLEAVYDVMEQIYNGAIKRTEGINECMQIDNEVGYSYSSFDFLYGIYKCMRDGIKFQRSFKVDIIKFLIEKIGIKYGIEELKKALISTKEYIKYHYPFNKDKSDNLVKVCKEIIEKNNIKDISFDNLFEDEKTDDEEITQTNDKSDNSYSKENFLNEVFISEEKYDTIYNLLMRKKNIIFQGSPGVGKTFLAKKLSYSIIGEADDSKIKMVQFHESYSYEDFIIGYKPTDKNFELKNGVFYDFCQKASSDMDNDYFFIIDEINRGNISKIFGELLMLIEADNRDAEIILPYNNESFSVPNNLYIIGMMNTADRSIAVIDYALRRRFCFVDIEPAFGNEKFINYLKEKNINDNLINKINTKFIDLNNIIKNDKTLGRGCTIGHSYFCDKIDEAEYKNIIEYEIAPTLREYWFDNEEKAEKEIKKLLDI, translated from the coding sequence ATGAAAGAAGAATTAAATAATGAACAACTAGAAGCAGTATATGATGTAATGGAGCAAATATATAATGGTGCAATTAAAAGAACAGAGGGGATCAATGAATGTATGCAAATTGATAATGAAGTAGGATATAGTTATAGTTCATTTGATTTTCTTTATGGTATATATAAATGTATGAGAGATGGAATAAAATTTCAGAGAAGTTTTAAAGTAGATATAATAAAATTCCTAATTGAAAAAATAGGTATAAAATATGGAATTGAAGAATTGAAAAAAGCTTTAATTTCAACAAAAGAATATATAAAATATCATTATCCATTTAATAAAGATAAATCTGATAATTTAGTAAAAGTATGTAAAGAAATAATTGAAAAAAATAATATTAAAGATATATCATTTGATAATTTGTTTGAAGATGAAAAAACTGACGATGAAGAAATTACACAAACTAATGATAAATCGGATAATTCATATAGTAAAGAAAATTTCCTTAATGAAGTTTTTATATCCGAAGAAAAGTACGATACTATTTATAATTTACTTATGAGAAAGAAGAATATTATTTTTCAAGGCTCGCCCGGTGTAGGTAAAACTTTTCTTGCCAAAAAACTTTCTTACTCAATCATTGGAGAAGCCGATGACAGTAAAATAAAAATGGTGCAGTTTCATGAAAGCTATTCTTATGAAGATTTTATTATTGGTTATAAGCCTACAGATAAAAACTTTGAATTAAAAAATGGTGTGTTTTATGATTTTTGTCAGAAAGCATCTTCCGATATGGATAATGATTATTTTTTTATAATAGATGAGATTAACCGCGGAAATATATCTAAAATATTTGGCGAGCTTTTAATGCTTATAGAGGCTGACAATAGAGATGCTGAAATTATACTTCCTTACAATAATGAAAGTTTCAGTGTGCCTAATAATTTGTATATTATAGGTATGATGAACACTGCCGACAGAAGTATTGCTGTTATCGATTATGCACTGCGAAGAAGATTCTGCTTTGTAGATATTGAACCTGCTTTCGGAAATGAAAAGTTTATAAACTATTTGAAAGAAAAGAATATAAACGATAATCTTATAAATAAAATAAATACAAAGTTTATTGATTTAAATAATATTATAAAAAATGATAAAACTCTAGGCAGAGGCTGTACTATAGGGCATAGCTATTTTTGCGATAAAATAGATGAGGCCGAATACAAAAATATTATAGAATATGAAATAGCTCCTACATTAAGAGAATATTGGTTTGATAATGAAGAGAAAGCTGAGAAGGAAATAAAAAAGTTATTGGATATATAA
- the mcrC gene encoding 5-methylcytosine-specific restriction endonuclease system specificity protein McrC — MNNNIKIPIKNIYYMLSYAWNIWNIIDEDNDKKEIFGDEEFDNIYNVMGYIISLFLEKLIKRGFYRGYITLEEDLSVLKGKINFSESIKRNTLNYKKLACSYNILSNDILFNQIIKYTLNKLINYKNIYNDIREKLIKLNHYFIKIKNININNRTFKLLKYNKNNKHYKIIINICKFIHKNLLVNKNGSEYSFIDFYEEKRMHMLYEKFVLNFYKMHFRNNRNIKVKNKTIKWDINDNEYIPIMKTDIMIYNKEKCLIIDTKFYKNILIKNNYKVSLRSSHLYQIFSYMSNINNSYKRFKTVKGILLYPLCNDNINKEYKINDKYFAVNTIDLNSDFKIIKKQLTNIIKNYFCYDKFN, encoded by the coding sequence ATGAATAATAATATAAAAATACCTATTAAAAATATATACTACATGCTCTCTTATGCTTGGAATATTTGGAATATCATTGATGAAGATAATGATAAAAAAGAAATATTCGGTGATGAAGAGTTTGATAATATTTATAATGTTATGGGATATATTATTAGTCTCTTTTTAGAAAAATTAATTAAAAGAGGTTTTTATAGAGGATACATCACTTTGGAAGAAGATTTATCAGTATTAAAAGGAAAAATTAACTTCTCAGAATCTATAAAAAGAAATACTCTTAATTATAAGAAGCTGGCATGCAGTTATAATATACTCTCTAATGATATACTCTTTAATCAAATAATAAAATATACTTTGAATAAACTTATTAATTACAAAAATATATATAATGATATTAGAGAAAAATTAATAAAATTAAATCACTACTTTATAAAGATAAAAAATATAAATATTAATAACAGAACTTTCAAATTATTAAAATATAATAAAAACAATAAGCATTACAAGATTATAATCAATATATGCAAATTCATACATAAAAATTTATTAGTTAATAAAAATGGCAGTGAATATTCATTTATAGATTTTTATGAAGAAAAAAGAATGCATATGCTCTATGAGAAATTTGTTTTAAACTTTTATAAGATGCATTTTAGAAATAATAGAAATATAAAAGTAAAAAATAAAACTATAAAATGGGATATAAATGATAATGAATATATACCTATAATGAAAACAGATATTATGATTTATAATAAAGAAAAATGTCTGATAATAGATACAAAGTTTTATAAAAATATATTAATAAAAAATAATTATAAAGTTTCTTTAAGGAGCAGTCATTTATATCAAATATTTTCTTATATGTCTAATATTAATAATTCATATAAAAGATTTAAAACTGTCAAAGGTATTTTACTTTATCCATTATGTAATGATAATATCAACAAAGAATACAAGATAAATGATAAATATTTTGCAGTTAATACAATAGATTTAAACTCTGATTTTAAAATCATAAAAAAACAATTAACAAATATAATTAAAAATTATTTTTGTTATGATAAATTTAATTAA
- a CDS encoding methyl-accepting chemotaxis protein yields the protein MKKINSLAFRMPFVICIMVVVIIIAMLISSIRIGSKGISDSKLGGFNSTIAGYASVLDTWFDLESSLINTYAVTPVVIRYLEGNEAITSELLLSTIKNFKNNNLYIINIGLADINGNIIADSVSSGLVGRNLKDYIQQTWSKVSANNDEIVYGDILMQSEVTGKWAMPAVKLVKDANNQNIGYIYVLLDWYIMHQTHFSNIDLGETGGLFITSENLYNIMDSKYENIANMEINPIYKQAFAGSGSGIITYDVNGDQRTAAYYKMKSRPWIIALAMMDYEIFSQNTKLIIASVIIGIISIVALAIFVSLFIGTITKPLEIVVEEAQEIEKGDLSNIKQRIKPRKDEIGVLSKSFVSMRRKLAETITEVNTASNNIVKAAQELSQGNIDLSRRTESQAASLEETASSMEEMASTIKSSTDHAVEGNNMMLASKEAVENAGKIIAETTINIEEVYEASTKIKNITKIIEDIAFQTNILALNAAVEAARAGDQGKGFAVVASEVRNLAQTTQSSVKDITALVDNTNEKISKATETARQSQDIFIDIQQKIEDTARIMQDISATAMEQQTGVDQVNKAVAQMDTVTQNNASLVQESADTSESLLAQANALKDTVSFFKLSDDDLMKGNTVKVKKEPKQEIKIENTKKQDFSKKETIKKDIAKKELKVPPSIEREREMEAKKQDNTIVRNDEFGSTYSSTSNEMTDDGFASF from the coding sequence ATGAAAAAAATAAACAGCTTAGCATTTAGAATGCCTTTTGTTATATGTATTATGGTTGTGGTTATAATAATAGCAATGCTTATATCTTCTATTAGAATAGGAAGTAAAGGGATAAGCGACAGTAAACTTGGAGGATTTAACAGTACCATAGCAGGATATGCTTCTGTTTTAGATACTTGGTTTGACTTAGAAAGCTCCCTAATAAATACTTATGCAGTAACTCCTGTAGTTATCAGATATTTAGAAGGAAATGAAGCTATTACATCAGAATTATTATTAAGTACAATAAAGAATTTTAAAAACAATAATTTGTATATAATTAATATTGGACTTGCTGATATCAATGGAAATATCATTGCTGATTCTGTATCATCTGGACTTGTAGGAAGGAATTTAAAAGATTATATTCAGCAGACTTGGTCTAAAGTATCTGCTAATAATGATGAAATTGTATACGGAGATATTTTAATGCAGTCAGAAGTAACAGGTAAATGGGCTATGCCGGCTGTAAAACTTGTGAAAGACGCTAATAATCAAAATATAGGATATATATATGTTCTTCTAGATTGGTATATTATGCATCAAACACATTTTTCTAATATAGATTTAGGGGAGACAGGCGGACTTTTTATAACTAGTGAAAATCTTTACAATATAATGGATTCGAAATATGAAAATATAGCCAATATGGAAATTAATCCTATATATAAGCAGGCTTTCGCAGGTTCCGGAAGCGGAATAATTACTTATGATGTAAATGGAGATCAAAGAACAGCCGCTTATTATAAGATGAAAAGCAGACCTTGGATAATAGCATTAGCTATGATGGATTATGAAATATTTTCACAGAATACAAAATTAATAATAGCAAGTGTAATAATAGGGATTATATCAATAGTCGCTCTTGCCATATTTGTAAGTTTATTTATTGGAACTATAACTAAACCGCTTGAAATAGTAGTTGAAGAGGCTCAGGAAATAGAGAAAGGTGATTTAAGCAATATTAAGCAGCGTATAAAACCTAGAAAAGATGAAATAGGTGTTTTATCAAAATCATTTGTTAGTATGAGAAGAAAACTTGCTGAAACTATAACAGAAGTTAATACTGCCTCTAATAATATAGTAAAAGCCGCTCAGGAGTTATCGCAGGGAAATATTGATTTATCAAGAAGAACTGAATCTCAGGCGGCAAGTCTTGAAGAGACTGCAAGTTCTATGGAAGAGATGGCATCTACAATAAAATCTTCTACCGATCATGCTGTTGAAGGTAATAATATGATGCTTGCTTCAAAAGAGGCTGTTGAAAATGCCGGTAAAATCATTGCTGAAACTACAATAAATATAGAAGAGGTTTATGAGGCTAGTACAAAAATTAAAAATATAACTAAAATTATTGAAGACATTGCTTTTCAAACTAATATATTAGCTTTGAATGCCGCGGTTGAGGCAGCAAGAGCAGGAGATCAAGGTAAAGGGTTTGCTGTAGTGGCATCTGAAGTTAGAAACTTAGCACAAACTACACAGTCATCTGTTAAGGATATTACTGCTTTAGTTGATAATACAAATGAAAAAATTAGTAAAGCTACAGAAACCGCCCGTCAGTCCCAAGACATATTTATCGATATTCAGCAGAAAATAGAAGATACTGCTAGAATAATGCAGGATATAAGTGCTACTGCTATGGAACAGCAGACAGGTGTAGATCAGGTTAACAAGGCCGTGGCTCAAATGGATACCGTAACTCAGAATAATGCTTCTTTAGTACAGGAAAGTGCTGATACCTCTGAATCGCTTCTTGCTCAGGCAAATGCTCTTAAAGATACTGTTAGTTTCTTTAAATTAAGTGATGATGATTTAATGAAAGGAAATACAGTAAAAGTAAAAAAAGAACCTAAACAAGAAATAAAAATTGAAAATACAAAAAAACAAGACTTCAGTAAAAAAGAAACTATAAAAAAAGATATTGCCAAAAAAGAATTGAAAGTACCGCCTTCTATAGAAAGGGAGAGAGAGATGGAAGCCAAAAAACAAGATAATACTATAGTTAGAAATGATGAGTTTGGTTCTACATATTCTTCAACTTCTAATGAAATGACAGATGATGGCTTTGCTTCATTCTAA